From Carya illinoinensis cultivar Pawnee chromosome 5, C.illinoinensisPawnee_v1, whole genome shotgun sequence, one genomic window encodes:
- the LOC122309003 gene encoding probable beta-1,4-xylosyltransferase IRX10: MRIWVWVIPVLIVSGFVWRVSADQNVRTERISGSAGDVLEDDPVGRLKVYVYELPSKYNKKLLQKDPRCLNHMFAAEIFMHKFLLSSPVRTLKPEEADWFYTPTYITCDLTPTGLPLPFKSPRVMRSAIQLISSNWPFWNRTEGADHFFVVPHDFGACFHYQEEKAIERGILPLLHRATLVQTFGQRNHVCLNEGSITIPPYAPPQKMQARLIPQDTPRSIFVYFRGLFYDVNNDPEGGYYARGARAAVWENFKDNPLFDISTEHPTTYYEDMQRAIFCLCPLGWAPWSPRLVEAVVFGCIPVIIADDIVLPFADAIPWEEIGVFVAEEDVPNLDTILTSIPPEVILRKQRLLANPSMKRAMMFPQPAQAGDAFHQILNGLARKLPHDKSTFLKPGEKILNWTAGPVGDLKPW; this comes from the exons ATGAGGATTTGGGTGTGGGTTATTCCTGTTCTTATCGTCTCTGGTTTTGTTTGGAGGGTTAGTGCAGACCAGAATGTGCGTACAGAGCGAATTTCAG GAAGTGCTGGTGATGTCTTGGAAGATGATCCAGTAGGAAGGTTGAAAGTTTATGTATATGAGCTTCCTAGCAAATACAACAAGAAGCTTCTTCAAAAGGACCCAAGATGTCTGAACCATATGTTTGCTGCTGAGATTTTTATGCACAAGTTCCTCTTATCAAGTCCAGTTCGAACCCTCAAGCCTGAAGAAGCAGATTGGTTTTATACCCCAACATACATCACTTGTGACCTTACACCAACTGGCTTGCCATTGCCCTTCAAGTCTCCACGAGTGATGAGAAGTGCAATACAGCTCATCTCTTCAAACTGGCCCTTTTGGAATCGAACAGAAGGGGCTGATCACTTCTTTGTTGTGCCCCATGACTTTGGAGCCTGCTTTCATTATCAA GAAGAGAAAGCTATTGAGAGGGGCATTCTTCCATTACTCCATCGTGCTACCTTGGTTCAGACTTTTGGACAACGGAACCATGTGTGCCTAAACGAGGGTTCAATCACTATCCCTCCATATGCTCCTCCTCAGAAAATGCAGGCCCGCCTGATTCCCCAAGACACCCCTAGGTCCATCTTTGTCTACTTTCGTGGATTGTTCTATGACGTCAACAATGACCCAGAAGGTGGTTATTATGCAAG AGGTGCAAGGGCAGCAGTTTGGGAGAACTTTAAAGACAATCCACTTTTTGATATCTCCACTGAACACCCAACCACATATTATGAAGACATGCAACGAGCTATATTCTGTTTGTGCCCTCTGGGATGGGCCCCATGGAGTCCTAGGCTTGTTGAAGCAGTGGTGTTTGGTTGTATTCCTGTCATTATAGCAGATGATATTGTCTTGCCATTCGCTGATGCCATACCATGGGAGGAAATTGGGGTGTTTGTCGCGGAGGAAGATGTCCCTAATCTGGATACAATTCTTACATCCATACCACCAGAAGTAATTCTAAGGAAGCAGAGGCTGCTTGCAAATCCTTCAATGAAAAGGGCAATGATGTTTCCACAGCCCGCACAAGCGGGAGACGCTTTTCATCAGATACTGAATGGGCTGGCTCGCAAGTTGCCACATGACAAGAGCACTTTCTTGAAGCCTGGTGAAAAGATTTTGAATTGGACCGCAGGACCTGTTGGGGATCTCAAACCTTGGTAA
- the LOC122308748 gene encoding CRAL-TRIO domain-containing protein YKL091C-like — translation MTEELKDGTVKANELQDHGSLEMESNEIEKSKVGIMRAVVEAEDPTAKEMDDFMIRRFLRARDQDIEKASNLFLKYLRWRRAFVPNGSISTSEIPNELAHDKLFMQGLDKKGCPIVVCFGGRHRQNNIEELRRFVVYSLDKICSRMPGGQEKFVCIGDLEGWRYSNSDIRGYLAALSILQDCFPERLGKLFIVHAPYVFMTIWKVVYPFIDSKTKKKIIFVENKNLRSTLLNDIDESQLPDAYGGQLPLIPIQDA, via the exons ATGACGGAGGAACTGAAAGACGGTACTGTGAAAGCAAATGAACTGCAAGATCATGGCAGCTTGGAAATGGAAAGCAATGAGATCGAGAAAAGCAAAGTGGGTATCATGAGGGCCGTCGTCGAGGCAGAAGATCCCACTGCcaag GAAATGGACGATTTCATGATCCGGAGATTTCTGCGGGCTCGTGATCAAGACATTGAGAAGGCTTCTAATCTCTTCCTGAAATACCTGCGATGGAGGCGGGCATTTGTCCCTAATGGCTCCATATCCACCTCGGAGATTCCAAATGAATTAGCCCATGACAAGCTGTTTATGCAAGGCCTGGATAAGAAGGGATGCCCAATAGTAGTTTGCTTTGGTGGCAGGCATAGGCAGAACAATATAGAGGAGTTGAGGC GTTTTGTGGTCTACAGTCTAGACAAAATATGTTCCAG AATGCCAGGAGGACAGGAAAAGTTTGTGTGTATTGGAGATCTTGAAGGATGGAGATACTCTAACAGTGACATTCGAGGATACCTCGCAGCTCTCTCAATCTTGCAG GATTGCTTCCCCGAGAGGTTAGGCAAGTTATTCATAGTCCATGCGCCTTATGTATTCATGACTATATGGAAGGTGGTTTACCCATTTATTGACAGCAAAACTAAAAAGAAG ATAATTTTTGTTGAGAACAAAAACCTGAGATCAACCTTACTGAATGATATTGATGAGAGTCAGCTGCCAGATGCATATGGAGGCCAACTACCATTGATCCCTATCCAAGATGCTTAA